The DNA window AACATGCAagagttattattttttgtaatcaGTACATGTAATGAAGAACTTATCAGTTCAAGAGAGTAAGAGATATCTTTAAGGGTGCAAGGACTTCTAGGTGGAAGGGTAAAAACAGACTAGTTATGTATAAATAAATCTACATCTCCTTCTAAAAGCAAAATGGACAATAGAATAAATTTCATCTTAAAACGAACGGATATGAAAATAGAAACCACCACTCAAACagtaaatacataaataaattagagAAGAAAGGTGCATCATGAAATGACTACAAAAACTAGCAGAAACATAAAGCATACTAATATGGgcttttaattaaagataattatGTAATATGTTAGATCGCAATAATGTTTGCTTCTGCGAACTAGAAAAAAACTTAGATGAGTGAACTAATCAAGTCATACCCGGCTAAGATCATGGTCGATATCTGCTGCAGTCATATGGGTTCTTGTAATTTGTTCTCCCTGTTGATGTAAAGTTATCAAAGTTTTTGTTGCATCCTCTCGCATGTCTTGTGCAATCTTCAGGCAGCTATTAACAGATTTTGTAGTCTCTTCTGACCTGTAGACAGCATAGTTTTCCAACTCGTCTACAGTTTGGTTCTCAAATCCTCCAGACTCCCGGAAATCGTTCTTGTATTTATTTCTTGCCGTCGAAGTTGAGTAAGCATGTGAAGGAGTCTCTTTaatttcatcatcatcaaaAGGGTTTGTACTCAAATTTGGGGTAGCCGCAGAAGGCTCCGATGATATTCTCCTGGATGGTTTTACAGTTTGCTTCTTGTCCGACTCATCGTCAGAATCAAAGGGATTTGATCCAGAATTACTATGGGCCACAGGATCCGCAGATTTTTTTCTAGCACTCCAATGTAAAGGAGACTTCTTAAGACcatgcattttttttatagatagaAAGTAATCCCACGGGGATGGACCTCCTAGATTAAGAAATTATCTGCAGAAAGAGACAATCAAACTATTAAGTGAAGTTTATAATAGAGACAACTGATAGTTTGCTACTGTGAGACACGTACAAGGAGGCAATTCAGTAACAGATCACAACAGAACATTGGCTAGAAGATAAGAGATCAGGAGCAGACAATACGCAAAAGATAGCAATAAAGACTCAAACCAAGCTTTGTTCAGAGAGTAGTACTAATAAGAGAAGTCTAAAATCACGTATGCAATACTAATAGTCTAATATaatactacaacaaaaacaagaacaacaaaGAACTGCATCTCGATCCCAAGTGTTTCCTATTCATTTGCGGGGCCAGAACCGCGggccctctttttttttcttttaagaggTGATCTCGAGAATCAACCAACGGAAAGATCCATAGCCCAGGTGACTCACAGCCTCCCTCTCAcccaaataaaatgaaatgggaCGAATCAAATCAATAAGCTTTTTGATCGATTCATAACTCAGCAAAGTCAACTTCAATCAAGTCAAGGGGTCTTACCTTACCTACTTTTCCTCAGGTTGATTCATCCTACTCAAATTTAGCTATGataatgaaagaggaaacccAAGAGCATCTCTCTATTTGAACCAGTTTCATTCAAATAACACACACAAGCGAGGATAGCTTGGTGGTAGTTGAGAAATTTAGTTACCAAAGTCAAACTATGTTCATCCTAGGAAAAATCgagaaaaatgaaagagaaaatcCAACCAAGAATAATATCGAAAATTTAGGGGATATACAAGTCCAGTTCTATTTACATCTCCATCATAACAAAACCCAGAATTTCAAGTTTCTTCTATAGAAGCAAATTCCAGCAATCATCCTTTAACTAGGCAGAAATTTAAGAATATTCCCGATTGATATTCCTAACAGCTATCATGCTGATTTCTCAAAGACCCACAAAtcatatagtaaaaaaaaaacccaaaaaacaaACCCAGTATTAAGAGAGAAAGCAAAAGAGGTTTTCTCTACAGAGTAGATACGCTAGCTTCAAATCATAATTTCTCACataaaaattacacaaaaagtagagcaagtaaaagaaaaaaaacaaatcactGAATGAAGTTTGAAACGACCTATATGAACAAAAAGAtccatttttttccttcataaaCTCAATAAATTCATGAATTGAAATTCAGAACTTGTACAAAACCCCACAATTTAGAGCAAAAAGGAAAGAACAGAAAATCCCCATAAGTGAAAAACAGAATAGATCAAAGTGATGATATGCAGTACCTGAAAATCCGAAGAAGatgaattgttgaaaaaatctaAGAAACTATAATGTGAAGTGGGTATAGATATAGCCAGCCTATAGGGGATATTTGTAAATGGTAAAGAAGAAGCGTGGAGCAGGGATGTTAAGACTTTTTGAATTGTTGCAGTTTGGACCGTTTCCTCTTCGTATGCCTACGTAGACCGGACTTCCTCTCGCCAACTCTTTTCTTgcatttattaaaaattaaaaataggaaTTTGAATAGTCATGATTTTTatgagtttaaaaaagaaactaaattaattaacttgatttttaaattataaaatcgaactaaattaattaaatcatctTTTGTCCGTTTGatttttgttggttttttcaatttacttttggttttttggtcgagcttttttattattattatttttaataattttggtgTTTGGATTAGCTTACAtacacttttaattaattttgtgatatttattATCTTTCATCAGTAATAGGTATGAGATAACTATATCTACTAAAGTTAggacaaataaaagaaatcatttaattttttttgtctttgttgaTCAAGCTTTAATATCTTTATATGATACTCCTGTTGTCCTTAAtcacttgtccacttttgaattgacatacatattaagaaaacaataattgacatagtaaatttatcattttacccctattaattatgaagtacatgaattaaaaacttaagattttcaagaaattctacccttttcaaagtaattaattgagggtataataggtaaaaaaaattgtcctttcttgatttgtcaaaattaacaagtaattaggtacaactaaaaaagaaaatgcggacaagtaattagggacctTACATTGTTAACCACATGTTGCAACGATTATATTATAGCATAACACTTTCAAGTggattaatttttaagaaaaaaatatcgtTTATTAAGATATCTTAATAAACTGTAAGTTATTTTTTCATGGAATAGATTTTTGGACTTTTAAGGActataaatcaaattaaaattggcAAAGAACTAAATTACCGAAAATGCATGTAAAGAAATTGACTAACAAAACAAAAGTGGAAAAATCAAGATGTACGGAATTATATCGGAAACTGATGTCATTGTATTTATCGACATGTAGGAATTTTATTAACATTTGCTTAACTTAGAAGCATTAGTTTTGTCTAGAAGGAATTGCAATATAGAAGCATTAATTAGTTTAGTCTAGAAGAATTTACTTTATTTCCTAACTAATAGGAGTAGAAACCAACGTCTACGATTACCAACTATACTCCtttaatcttgaattttttatgGTATTTCTtggtaaaaattaggcaaatcacatagtataagaaagataTTGTTTcctatccctactcttttattaattatcaaaaatcttttttttagtgtctttcggatacataatatagcagcgcggatactttaattaataaagggcggatacttaaattattaagttgttggcacagatactttaattaataacgggcggatacttaaattaacaGGCAGATGCATAagatagcagcgcggatactttaattaataatgggcggatacttaaactaataaagtatccggttaagttgaattagggggaaataagggatttttgtattttagtaaaagagtagggaaatattgagaataggtaaagtaATGTTGTGtacttaagtaatttgtcctatttgttttctatatgcttattaaac is part of the Solanum stenotomum isolate F172 chromosome 8, ASM1918654v1, whole genome shotgun sequence genome and encodes:
- the LOC125873023 gene encoding SNAP25 homologous protein SNAP33-like, with translation MHGLKKSPLHWSARKKSADPVAHSNSGSNPFDSDDESDKKQTVKPSRRISSEPSAATPNLSTNPFDDDEIKETPSHAYSTSTARNKYKNDFRESGGFENQTVDELENYAVYRSEETTKSVNSCLKIAQDMREDATKTLITLHQQGEQITRTHMTAADIDHDLSRGEKLLGSLGGIFSKTWKPKTSRPITGPVITKMSDDPVQRRGNHLEQREKLGLSSAPKARSSSRTPPPEPTNALQKVEAEKAKQDDGLSELSDLLGELKNMAVDMGSEIERHKEALDDTEQDVDELGTRVQGANRRIRRLLGK